From a region of the Helicobacter hepaticus ATCC 51449 genome:
- a CDS encoding conjugal transfer protein TraG N-terminal domain-containing protein encodes MFLKQFIFLCIIMFVFLNPAFKATVTIEDERFYYAAQTGGTASKVRVDNVPVILAFGASLTSTFGKGLVQTVDSAFGSIQGARFSDIGFLENFAQLREDRAAPKFAKTEKDFVEYFRTFVQKCALRYQGISGAAIEAVEVGKTSLQNLNPRIWQPQLEATLYVNGYSCEEYYDKMMAEFNKIEKQWENRTIKAMGLNPATAAPALNAMANAMVAAPNNVSAQGDNMNPFVQFKLRASLDKIVGEAVYADSLGIQGAYGQYVNQSVKDARAKLTDISSQSKFIFSLKSVPQALHFLLALLYAAFPFMLAWIAIQGYPSGLKVLYYFVGSLFSFELVKMSCALTHGLITEYTSRNAAETLHGMTAGAINMNDVIHGTAYYEYMATQSEIASTIAAGAIFIIPIVVATGQAKLLAALAQQASAAPQMGGIESSGAAMAKANDANNRDLETVSRGIVSASVMKGIEENNAAIAALHKMDNYNEFNAGQVAQQMNQIGSTAGYGKETMFRGADGFAKVSDGGKFQGVQSAATAKGLGEAYTDTHDFRDRTGISGNALARGLGNDSAVKTIASARGLMSGDFYTREGDLSGGREGSFYAQGLETNARIAANQAAGVGKLGETTREQMNAVQYGAEAQVLNQIAQGRSLQRTYGHGAGFQRSFDAMAETSADIQNITARETAASAREHFNGISGGKGEDSFSSITKSNADLRHDSTIGTAKGYDGGVGFDVANGSDGKVFQRAAEIQTYAQGMTQSQTEKQIGQGIKDSFGNTFNATEGQTFDKKAEDINKSHSQALKQVYDGHSSSMGATGDIGNEVISLGEAAKKSHTHLANERAAAQESYVNNAMNALGNDGLKQSIMAEQVSTMASAGVMNYSSMSANVQGAQASGMMSNGIVTHTGMQSMIADSTMRHHNTLALGDRFGNSNLTQLTQSLREAGMSEVGIASIASASSPAERANRFAALTRSSTLSGTINGRSFNLAAGIDGGYHGSFDSSLNVRGGYNVDMGSVSAATGYGIGGVSGMRAIGMANTGMSFISNTVSNVGMFAPAGGIAKLGANTGLINPNSMYAQGVGKFKEAMREKKSIGENQATSMGNGVKDNVRNEIMGNGTH; translated from the coding sequence ATGTTCCTTAAGCAATTCATATTTCTTTGCATTATAATGTTTGTTTTTCTTAATCCTGCATTTAAAGCAACAGTTACTATAGAGGACGAGCGATTTTATTATGCAGCACAAACAGGCGGCACTGCGAGTAAAGTTCGTGTAGATAATGTCCCCGTAATTCTCGCCTTTGGTGCTTCACTTACATCAACTTTTGGGAAAGGGCTTGTTCAAACGGTAGATTCTGCATTTGGTAGCATACAAGGAGCAAGATTCTCAGATATAGGATTCCTTGAAAACTTTGCTCAGTTGCGTGAGGACAGGGCAGCACCAAAATTTGCAAAGACAGAAAAAGATTTTGTAGAATATTTCCGCACTTTTGTTCAAAAATGTGCCTTGCGTTATCAAGGTATATCAGGTGCTGCCATTGAAGCCGTTGAGGTAGGGAAAACTTCTTTGCAGAATCTTAATCCAAGGATTTGGCAACCTCAATTAGAGGCAACACTCTATGTTAATGGATATTCCTGTGAGGAATATTACGATAAAATGATGGCTGAATTTAATAAGATTGAAAAACAATGGGAAAATAGAACTATCAAAGCTATGGGGCTTAATCCTGCTACTGCAGCCCCTGCGCTCAATGCTATGGCAAATGCTATGGTAGCTGCTCCTAATAATGTATCTGCACAGGGCGATAATATGAATCCTTTTGTGCAGTTTAAACTAAGAGCTTCGCTTGATAAGATTGTAGGCGAGGCAGTGTATGCAGATAGCTTAGGGATTCAAGGTGCTTATGGGCAGTATGTTAATCAATCAGTCAAAGACGCTAGAGCTAAGCTTACAGATATAAGCAGTCAATCTAAGTTTATATTCTCTCTCAAAAGCGTTCCGCAAGCCTTGCACTTTCTTTTAGCACTATTATATGCAGCATTTCCATTTATGCTTGCGTGGATTGCCATTCAAGGCTATCCTAGTGGATTAAAAGTGCTCTACTATTTCGTGGGTAGCTTATTCTCATTTGAACTTGTTAAAATGTCTTGTGCTCTTACACACGGACTTATTACTGAATATACTTCAAGGAATGCGGCTGAGACATTGCACGGAATGACTGCGGGAGCAATTAATATGAATGATGTGATTCACGGCACTGCATATTATGAATATATGGCTACACAATCAGAAATTGCTTCTACAATAGCAGCAGGGGCAATATTTATTATCCCCATTGTTGTTGCCACAGGACAAGCCAAACTCCTTGCTGCACTCGCACAACAAGCCTCTGCCGCTCCTCAAATGGGTGGTATTGAATCATCAGGGGCAGCAATGGCAAAAGCCAATGACGCAAACAATAGAGATTTAGAAACGGTATCACGAGGCATAGTGTCTGCTTCTGTTATGAAGGGCATTGAGGAAAACAATGCTGCTATCGCTGCACTTCACAAAATGGATAATTATAATGAGTTCAACGCAGGACAAGTAGCACAACAAATGAATCAAATTGGCTCTACGGCAGGATATGGCAAAGAAACGATGTTTAGAGGCGCAGATGGATTCGCAAAAGTTTCAGATGGCGGTAAATTCCAAGGCGTTCAATCAGCAGCTACGGCAAAGGGACTTGGTGAAGCCTATACTGATACACACGACTTTAGAGACAGAACAGGTATCTCGGGTAATGCCCTTGCTAGAGGACTAGGTAATGACTCTGCTGTAAAAACAATCGCTTCTGCTAGAGGACTTATGAGTGGTGATTTCTATACACGAGAGGGAGACCTCTCGGGCGGTAGAGAAGGTAGTTTCTACGCACAAGGCTTAGAAACTAATGCTCGTATAGCTGCTAATCAAGCCGCAGGTGTAGGAAAGCTTGGAGAAACTACTAGAGAACAAATGAATGCTGTTCAATATGGTGCTGAAGCTCAAGTCCTTAATCAAATAGCACAGGGTAGAAGTTTGCAAAGGACTTATGGACACGGAGCAGGATTCCAAAGGAGTTTTGATGCTATGGCTGAAACAAGTGCTGATATACAAAATATTACTGCAAGAGAAACTGCTGCAAGTGCAAGGGAGCATTTTAATGGTATTAGTGGTGGCAAAGGTGAGGATAGTTTCTCAAGTATAACAAAATCTAATGCAGATTTGAGACACGATAGCACCATAGGAACTGCAAAAGGTTATGATGGAGGTGTTGGGTTTGATGTGGCAAATGGAAGTGATGGCAAAGTATTTCAAAGAGCAGCAGAGATTCAAACATATGCTCAAGGAATGACGCAAAGTCAAACCGAAAAACAAATAGGACAAGGCATTAAAGACTCATTTGGAAATACTTTCAATGCAACAGAAGGACAAACATTTGATAAAAAAGCAGAAGACATAAATAAAAGCCACTCCCAAGCACTGAAACAAGTTTATGATGGACATTCTAGCTCTATGGGGGCAACAGGTGATATAGGTAATGAAGTAATATCACTTGGAGAAGCAGCAAAAAAATCTCACACACATCTTGCTAATGAGAGAGCAGCAGCTCAAGAATCGTATGTAAATAATGCTATGAATGCACTCGGCAATGATGGATTAAAACAATCTATTATGGCAGAACAAGTTTCAACAATGGCTTCAGCAGGTGTAATGAATTACTCCTCTATGTCTGCTAATGTTCAAGGAGCACAGGCTTCAGGAATGATGAGTAATGGCATAGTAACACATACAGGTATGCAATCAATGATTGCAGATTCTACAATGAGACATCATAATACATTGGCTCTAGGTGATAGATTTGGTAATAGCAATCTCACACAGCTTACTCAATCATTAAGAGAAGCAGGTATGAGTGAAGTGGGTATCGCCTCTATTGCAAGTGCTTCTAGTCCTGCTGAAAGAGCAAATAGATTTGCAGCCCTTACACGAAGTTCTACACTTAGTGGAACAATTAATGGGAGAAGCTTCAATCTTGCTGCGGGTATTGATGGGGGCTATCACGGAAGCTTTGATAGTAGCTTAAATGTTCGAGGTGGATATAATGTAGATATGGGTAGTGTAAGTGCAGCAACAGGATATGGAATAGGTGGTGTATCAGGTATGAGAGCAATAGGTATGGCAAATACAGGTATGAGCTTTATAAGTAATACTGTGAGCAATGTAGGTATGTTTGCTCCTGCTGGTGGTATAGCTAAACTTGGTGCAAATACAGGACTTATTAATCCAAATAGTATGTATGCTCAGGGTGTTGGTAAGTTTAAAGAAGCAATGAGAGAAAAGAAAAGTATTGGAGAGAATCAAGCTACGAGTATGGGGAATGGGGTAAAGGATAATGTAAGAAATGAAATTATGGGGAATGGAACACACTAA
- a CDS encoding CJH_07325 family protein has product MKTKQKILTRASFGKIGYINVPSLNTGSVSKSVYGKNNSKSLQVALKKANKALDNLYEKYQ; this is encoded by the coding sequence ATGAAAACAAAACAAAAGATACTCACAAGGGCTAGTTTTGGAAAGATAGGATATATTAATGTTCCCTCTTTAAACACAGGAAGCGTGTCTAAAAGTGTTTATGGCAAAAATAATTCAAAATCCTTGCAAGTTGCACTTAAAAAAGCAAATAAAGCATTGGATAATCTTTATGAGAAATATCAATGA
- a CDS encoding M23 family metallopeptidase encodes MLLADNFRNVITMMLFGNKNKNQEISIPKDSQGKVLGNGYLYTDILESKRDNPTIKPFQKDTQYRITSTFGRRTDLKNREPHSGIDICFSQSFSMGEFTYKKPPLFSPIDGQIIFNEKSSLNSVYIIDKDKNKHGLLHMDVVFVQNGQTIKQGDLVGIIGGIGKSLLSIDNQQVNTIYDNVLKLQEVNYFQAFIDFLKNDFTILENITDNMQMQKAQEFINKKWHESIAKQHKAYIDILDKNGIQAIHLNTLLKLMERKDLEKEKERIIKNEIIRHLRNKFAIHLHYQIQDSKDKLLNPAVFWNTTYKIKETHYDEQDTIIQVNDLHKIYEYSYDKNSNLLEIKTPKGRRFFPYYTSEKYYTLHNPSTIKENLGLYYNIRAVDSKKFRICEYFLQEKERLKQQILLYRRYKNGKIDSKNKDQQDSYNNWFQVISGTANFRKIDIELEPLYYQWYKRDGILGTAPEQKTENPNGTVTINLTLSNQQGFLQNTPIYIYSYFHHRLYESKTDEYGILRFCLSFEESNKSFTLALYCHKELFNMDTSSMVGNITKITLAPSHIQNKEYIGNKTMQYISKQELQSNIKVEMIQNMPYEYYFKRRK; translated from the coding sequence ATGCTCCTAGCAGATAATTTTAGAAATGTTATTACAATGATGTTATTTGGTAATAAAAATAAGAATCAAGAAATATCCATACCAAAAGATTCGCAAGGTAAAGTATTAGGGAATGGCTATCTCTATACAGATATATTAGAATCTAAGAGAGATAATCCAACAATCAAACCATTTCAAAAAGACACTCAATATAGAATTACAAGCACTTTTGGCAGGAGAACTGATTTAAAAAATAGAGAGCCACATTCTGGCATAGATATATGCTTTTCACAAAGCTTTTCAATGGGAGAATTTACTTACAAAAAACCCCCATTATTTTCACCAATAGATGGGCAAATTATTTTTAATGAAAAATCTTCTTTAAACTCTGTGTATATCATTGATAAAGATAAAAATAAGCACGGATTGTTGCATATGGATGTTGTATTCGTGCAAAATGGACAAACAATCAAGCAAGGAGATTTGGTCGGTATTATTGGCGGAATTGGTAAATCTTTATTAAGCATAGATAATCAACAAGTTAATACTATTTATGATAATGTATTAAAACTTCAAGAAGTGAATTATTTTCAAGCATTTATTGATTTTTTAAAAAATGATTTTACGATATTAGAAAATATCACGGATAATATGCAAATGCAAAAAGCCCAAGAGTTTATTAATAAAAAGTGGCACGAAAGCATTGCAAAACAACATAAAGCATATATAGATATATTGGATAAAAATGGTATTCAAGCTATACATCTTAATACATTATTAAAGCTTATGGAACGCAAAGATTTAGAAAAAGAAAAAGAGCGAATAATAAAAAATGAAATTATTAGGCATCTAAGAAATAAATTTGCCATACATTTGCATTATCAAATACAGGATTCTAAAGATAAGTTACTCAATCCAGCAGTATTTTGGAATACTACTTATAAGATAAAAGAAACGCATTATGACGAGCAAGATACTATTATTCAAGTAAATGATTTGCATAAAATCTATGAATATAGTTATGATAAAAACTCTAATTTATTAGAGATAAAAACACCAAAAGGCAGACGCTTTTTTCCATATTACACCTCTGAAAAATATTATACACTCCACAATCCAAGCACAATAAAGGAAAATTTAGGCTTGTATTATAATATTAGAGCCGTTGATTCTAAGAAGTTTAGAATCTGTGAATATTTTTTGCAAGAAAAAGAAAGACTTAAACAACAAATTTTGCTATATAGGAGATATAAAAATGGGAAAATAGATTCTAAGAATAAAGACCAACAAGATTCATACAATAATTGGTTTCAAGTTATTTCAGGAACTGCGAATTTTAGAAAGATAGACATAGAATTAGAGCCATTGTATTATCAATGGTATAAAAGAGATGGTATATTAGGCACAGCACCAGAACAAAAAACAGAGAATCCAAATGGCACAGTAACCATTAATCTCACTCTTAGTAATCAACAAGGATTTTTGCAAAACACTCCTATTTATATTTATTCATATTTTCATCATAGGCTCTATGAGAGCAAAACTGATGAATATGGAATATTGCGTTTTTGCCTATCATTTGAAGAGAGTAATAAAAGTTTTACTCTTGCCTTATACTGCCACAAAGAACTCTTCAATATGGATACTTCTAGTATGGTAGGCAATATAACCAAAATAACTCTTGCTCCTAGCCATATACAAAATAAAGAATATATTGGAAATAAAACAATGCAATATATCTCCAAACAAGAATTGCAATCAAATATCAAAGTTGAAATGATACAAAATATGCCTTATGAATATTATTTTAAGAGGAGGAAGTAA
- a CDS encoding bacteriophage T4 gp5 trimerisation domain-containing protein, with translation MSASNISHSYVNTLTLLPLPFSYTPSLKSKPKAPNSTLGIVIGQSEDIEGQRNTIHTDNFGRVKVRMNCFANQEVIDNARAKEQRNAQGNNAENNHHNTQANHPLTQENHTTNNDVDSNNSQTKAYSYHYSPYLRVSSPIASASSGFYHTPRVGDEVLISYLNNDIDMPIIIGSLYNPSNPALPPLPLNAHQTSLSARTLNNSSALQAENTNSHHNLIESGFNEITLSNLKEQEHIYLQAQRDYEELIKHNFLQTIHNNKESQVEGTYNERIKKIHTQTIDLAKIVSIGGEYNTNVALSKDTIVGLSHTLNVGVDNKVRIAKKSSEYVGEDKEVEIGGNLNTSIKQDESRNVGGNKREVVEGDSDISIEKKFNIQTQGEIAIHSNENIHLSSPQSLSLESDRAAVMVADNITMIADSNYLLNANNEATIQVSDTSIVAKSDSIVIKAGGVEVVIDSKGLVVKGGEVKAE, from the coding sequence ATGAGTGCTTCAAACATATCTCACTCTTATGTCAATACTCTAACCCTTTTACCTCTCCCCTTTAGCTATACTCCCTCTTTAAAGAGTAAGCCTAAAGCTCCAAATAGCACTCTAGGAATTGTGATTGGGCAGAGTGAGGATATAGAAGGACAAAGAAATACTATTCATACAGATAACTTTGGCAGGGTGAAAGTAAGAATGAATTGCTTTGCTAATCAAGAAGTTATAGATAATGCAAGAGCGAAAGAACAAAGAAATGCTCAAGGAAATAATGCAGAGAATAACCATCATAATACTCAAGCAAATCACCCTCTCACACAAGAAAATCATACAACAAACAATGATGTGGATAGTAACAATTCACAAACGAAAGCCTATTCTTATCATTACTCTCCTTATCTTAGAGTAAGCTCTCCTATTGCAAGTGCAAGTTCAGGTTTTTATCATACTCCAAGAGTGGGAGATGAAGTATTAATAAGTTACTTAAATAATGACATAGATATGCCCATCATTATAGGCAGTCTCTACAATCCAAGTAATCCTGCCTTACCTCCCCTCCCTTTAAATGCTCATCAAACAAGTTTAAGTGCAAGAACTCTTAATAATAGCAGTGCATTGCAAGCAGAGAATACAAACTCTCATCACAATCTCATAGAATCTGGATTCAATGAAATCACGCTCTCCAATCTCAAAGAACAAGAACACATCTATCTTCAAGCACAAAGAGATTATGAAGAACTCATTAAGCATAACTTTCTCCAAACCATACATAACAATAAAGAATCTCAAGTAGAGGGAACTTATAATGAAAGGATTAAAAAGATTCATACTCAAACCATAGATTTAGCAAAGATTGTAAGTATTGGAGGAGAATATAATACCAATGTAGCTTTATCTAAAGATACCATTGTAGGATTAAGTCATACTTTAAATGTAGGAGTAGATAACAAAGTAAGGATTGCAAAGAAGAGTAGTGAATATGTAGGAGAGGATAAGGAGGTGGAGATAGGGGGGAATCTCAATACAAGTATCAAACAAGATGAGAGTAGGAATGTAGGGGGGAATAAGAGAGAGGTGGTGGAGGGGGACAGCGATATAAGCATTGAGAAAAAGTTTAATATTCAAACACAAGGTGAAATTGCTATTCATTCTAATGAGAATATTCATTTGTCATCTCCTCAATCTTTGAGTTTAGAATCTGATAGAGCTGCTGTAATGGTTGCAGACAATATAACAATGATTGCAGATTCTAATTATCTCCTTAATGCTAATAATGAAGCAACAATTCAAGTGAGCGATACTTCTATTGTAGCCAAAAGTGATTCTATCGTTATTAAAGCTGGTGGAGTAGAAGTAGTCATAGATTCTAAAGGATTAGTCGTTAAAGGTGGGGAGGTAAAGGCAGAGTGA